The following are from one region of the Nocardia terpenica genome:
- a CDS encoding PLD nuclease N-terminal domain-containing protein has product MPYAALGLVTLCLWVFCLIDVIMSPESEIRQLPKALWLIIVIILPTIGALLWLLIGRPVNYRSRPTSTTRYPEYDRPGRHVAQNPEDDEEFLQRLRERAESQRREARRQEEARQAEQERRRQAGEP; this is encoded by the coding sequence ATGCCGTATGCCGCGCTAGGTCTGGTCACCCTGTGTCTGTGGGTGTTCTGCCTGATCGACGTGATCATGAGTCCCGAGTCGGAGATCCGGCAGCTCCCCAAGGCGCTGTGGCTGATCATCGTGATCATCCTGCCGACCATCGGCGCACTGCTGTGGTTGCTGATCGGCCGCCCGGTGAACTACCGCTCCCGCCCCACCTCGACCACCCGGTATCCGGAGTACGACCGCCCCGGCCGCCACGTCGCCCAGAACCCCGAGGACGACGAGGAATTCCTGCAGCGACTGCGCGAGCGCGCGGAGTCGCAGCGCCGCGAGGCCCGGCGGCAGGAGGAGGCCCGGCAGGCGGAGCAGGAGCGGCGCCGCCAGGCGGGCGAGCCCTAG
- a CDS encoding acyl-CoA dehydrogenase family protein: MPTHDVFNQVPPLAPFDFSRNPALVEGLHREGAGWAEAEVRELGVLAGGVEAQEWGRVANAYPPVLHTHDRYGYRVDEVEFHPYWHELMRVAVAHGLHGTPWLDDRPGAHAARAAKFATWGIADAGHMCPISMTYAVIPALRHNRELSARYEPLLGSRTYDFGLREPSGKAGLIAGMSMTEKQGGSDVRANTTTATPHSDGTYRIVGHKWFTSAPMSDLFLTLAQAPGGLSCFLLPRVLPDGTRNALRLQRLKDKLGNKSNASSEIEYENAVGWLVGQEGAGVKTIIEMVNMTRLDCVIGSATGMRAGAVFATHHARHREAFGAKLIDQPAMRNVLADLVIESDAATTVMMRLAGATDRAAHDPAEAALRRIALAVTKYWVCKRAPAHAAEALECLGGNGYVEDSGMPRLFRESPLMSIWEGSGNVAALDALRAMGRQPETVEAYFDEVSLARGANRHLDDAIDRIGKEFTDLGDIEYRARRLAELMALVLQGALLVRHGHAAVADAFCASRLGGDWGIAFGTLPTGLDATAILERAYV; the protein is encoded by the coding sequence ATGCCCACGCACGATGTGTTCAACCAGGTTCCGCCGCTCGCGCCGTTCGACTTCTCCCGGAACCCGGCCCTCGTCGAGGGCCTGCACCGCGAGGGAGCGGGCTGGGCCGAGGCCGAGGTGCGCGAATTGGGCGTGCTGGCGGGCGGTGTCGAGGCCCAGGAGTGGGGGCGGGTGGCCAATGCGTACCCGCCGGTGCTGCACACCCACGACCGGTACGGGTATCGGGTCGACGAGGTGGAGTTCCATCCCTACTGGCACGAGCTCATGCGCGTCGCCGTGGCGCACGGCCTGCACGGCACCCCGTGGCTGGACGACCGGCCGGGCGCGCACGCGGCCCGCGCGGCGAAGTTCGCCACCTGGGGCATCGCCGACGCGGGGCACATGTGCCCGATCTCCATGACCTACGCGGTGATTCCGGCGCTGCGGCACAATCGCGAGCTGTCCGCCCGGTACGAGCCGCTGTTGGGTTCGCGCACCTACGATTTCGGCCTGCGCGAGCCGTCCGGCAAGGCCGGTCTGATCGCGGGCATGTCGATGACCGAGAAGCAGGGCGGCTCCGACGTGCGCGCGAATACCACCACGGCCACACCGCATTCCGACGGCACGTACCGGATCGTCGGGCACAAGTGGTTCACCTCGGCGCCGATGTCGGACCTGTTCCTCACCCTGGCGCAGGCGCCCGGCGGCCTGTCGTGTTTCCTGCTGCCGCGCGTGCTGCCCGACGGCACCCGCAATGCCCTACGGCTGCAACGGCTCAAGGACAAGCTGGGCAACAAGTCCAACGCCTCCTCCGAGATCGAGTACGAGAACGCCGTGGGCTGGCTGGTCGGCCAGGAGGGCGCGGGCGTGAAGACCATCATCGAGATGGTGAACATGACCCGGCTGGACTGCGTGATCGGCTCGGCCACCGGCATGCGCGCCGGGGCGGTGTTCGCGACGCATCACGCCCGGCATCGGGAAGCCTTCGGCGCCAAGCTGATCGACCAGCCCGCCATGCGCAATGTGCTCGCCGATCTGGTCATCGAGTCCGACGCCGCGACCACGGTCATGATGCGGCTGGCCGGGGCCACCGACCGGGCGGCGCACGATCCGGCCGAGGCGGCGCTGCGGCGGATCGCGCTGGCGGTCACCAAGTACTGGGTGTGCAAGCGGGCGCCCGCGCACGCGGCCGAGGCGCTGGAATGCCTGGGCGGCAACGGATATGTCGAGGATTCCGGGATGCCGCGGCTGTTCCGCGAGTCGCCGCTGATGTCGATCTGGGAGGGCTCGGGCAATGTCGCCGCGCTGGATGCGTTGCGCGCCATGGGCCGTCAGCCCGAGACCGTGGAAGCGTATTTCGACGAGGTCTCGCTGGCCCGCGGCGCGAACCGCCACCTGGACGACGCGATCGACCGCATCGGCAAGGAATTCACCGACCTCGGCGACATCGAATACCGCGCCCGCCGCCTGGCCGAACTCATGGCCCTCGTCCTGCAGGGCGCCCTCCTGGTCCGCCACGGCCACGCCGCCGTAGCCGACGCCTTCTGCGCCAGCCGCCTAGGCGGCGACTGGGGCATCGCCTTCGGCACGCTGCCCACGGGGTTGGACGCCACAGCCATCCTCGAGCGCGCCTACGTGTAG
- a CDS encoding TetR/AcrR family transcriptional regulator, with product MAYRRTPAVQARLDAQVGAIVHAAMKVLSREGFSGLSVAVVAAEAGVATGTVYKRFTGKAELVTAVFREVVGREVAAVAAAGTTGSAVERVTAAVETFAGRALKNPKLAYVLLAEPVDAAVDTERLRFRRAFAEVFATAIAEGIADGQLPPQNPRTSATALVGAIGEVLVGPLAEALQSESVVPELVAFALRALGLHE from the coding sequence ATGGCCTACCGCAGGACCCCGGCCGTTCAGGCCCGGCTCGACGCGCAGGTGGGTGCGATCGTGCACGCCGCCATGAAAGTGCTGTCGCGCGAGGGGTTTTCGGGCCTGTCGGTGGCGGTGGTCGCCGCCGAGGCGGGCGTGGCCACCGGCACCGTCTACAAGCGCTTCACCGGCAAGGCCGAACTGGTCACCGCGGTGTTCCGGGAGGTCGTCGGCCGCGAGGTCGCCGCCGTCGCCGCGGCCGGGACGACCGGCAGCGCCGTGGAGCGGGTCACCGCCGCGGTGGAGACCTTCGCCGGACGCGCCCTGAAGAACCCGAAGCTGGCCTACGTGCTGCTGGCCGAGCCGGTGGACGCCGCGGTCGACACCGAGCGCCTGCGTTTCCGCCGCGCCTTCGCCGAGGTCTTCGCGACCGCGATCGCCGAGGGCATCGCCGACGGTCAACTGCCGCCGCAGAATCCACGCACCAGCGCCACCGCCCTGGTCGGCGCCATCGGTGAGGTCCTGGTCGGGCCGCTCGCCGAGGCGCTGCAGAGCGAGTCGGTGGTGCCCGAACTCGTCGCCTTCGCGCTGCGCGCGCTCGGTCTGCACGAATAG
- the pgi gene encoding glucose-6-phosphate isomerase, with protein MSLDITATAAWRKLQDHHAAVGGRHLRDLFAEDPERGRELIARVGDLHIDYSKHRVTRETLDLLVQLAEAAELERRRDAMFGGEHINTSEDRAVGHVALRLPRGASMTIDGADAGAEVHEVLRRMGEFTDAVRSGQWRGATGERIATVVNIGIGGSDLGPAMLYLALRHYADAGIAARFVSNIDPADLTAKLDGLDPATTLFVVSSKTFSTLETLTNATAARRWLTGALGEDAVAKHFVAVSTNAERVSAFGIDTANMFGFWDWVGGRYSVDSAIGLSVMAVVGKERFAEFLAGMHTVDEHFRSAPLAANAPVLLGLLGVWYSNFFGAQSRAVLPYANDLARFPAYLQQLTMESNGKSVRADGTPVTTSTGEIFWGEPGTNGQHAFYQLLHQGTRLVPADFIGFARATDDLPDRDGTGGMHDILMSNLFAQTKVLAFGKTAEEIAAEGTAPGLVPHQVMPGNRPTTTILAPKLTPSVVGQLIALYEHQVFVEGSIWGIDSFDQWGVELGKQQALELAPLLTAAEEPAPQSDSSTDALIRWYRGQR; from the coding sequence GTGAGCCTCGACATCACCGCGACGGCGGCCTGGCGGAAACTGCAGGATCATCACGCGGCCGTCGGCGGCCGGCACCTCCGGGATCTGTTCGCCGAGGATCCCGAGCGCGGGCGCGAGCTGATCGCGCGGGTCGGCGATCTGCACATCGACTACAGCAAGCACCGCGTCACCCGCGAAACCCTCGACCTGCTGGTGCAGCTCGCGGAGGCCGCCGAGCTGGAGCGGCGGCGCGACGCCATGTTCGGTGGCGAGCACATCAATACCTCAGAAGACCGCGCGGTCGGGCATGTCGCGCTGCGGTTGCCGCGGGGCGCGTCGATGACCATAGACGGCGCGGACGCGGGCGCCGAGGTGCACGAGGTGCTGCGGCGCATGGGCGAATTCACCGATGCGGTGCGCTCCGGGCAGTGGCGCGGCGCCACCGGCGAGCGCATCGCGACCGTGGTCAATATCGGTATCGGCGGCTCGGATCTGGGCCCGGCCATGCTGTATCTGGCGCTGCGGCACTACGCGGACGCCGGTATCGCGGCGCGCTTCGTGTCCAATATCGATCCGGCGGATCTGACCGCCAAGCTCGACGGCCTGGACCCGGCGACGACGCTGTTCGTCGTCTCGTCCAAGACCTTCTCCACGCTGGAGACCCTCACCAACGCGACCGCGGCGCGGCGCTGGCTGACCGGGGCGCTCGGCGAGGACGCGGTGGCCAAGCACTTCGTCGCGGTGTCCACCAATGCCGAGCGGGTGAGCGCCTTCGGCATCGACACCGCGAACATGTTCGGCTTCTGGGACTGGGTCGGCGGCCGCTACTCGGTGGATTCGGCCATCGGACTGTCGGTGATGGCGGTGGTCGGCAAGGAGCGTTTCGCCGAGTTCCTGGCCGGAATGCACACCGTGGACGAGCATTTCCGGTCCGCGCCGCTGGCGGCGAACGCGCCGGTGCTGCTGGGCCTGCTCGGCGTGTGGTACTCGAACTTCTTCGGCGCGCAGTCGCGCGCGGTGCTGCCCTACGCCAACGATCTGGCCCGCTTCCCGGCCTATCTGCAGCAGCTGACGATGGAGTCCAACGGCAAGTCGGTGCGCGCCGACGGCACCCCGGTGACCACCTCGACCGGCGAAATCTTCTGGGGCGAGCCGGGAACCAACGGTCAGCACGCGTTCTACCAACTGCTGCACCAGGGTACCCGCCTGGTCCCGGCCGACTTCATCGGATTCGCCCGCGCCACAGACGATCTCCCGGACCGCGACGGCACCGGCGGCATGCACGACATCCTGATGAGCAACCTGTTCGCGCAGACCAAGGTGCTCGCCTTCGGCAAGACCGCCGAGGAGATCGCCGCCGAGGGCACCGCGCCCGGCCTGGTCCCGCACCAGGTCATGCCCGGAAACCGGCCCACCACAACCATTCTCGCGCCGAAGCTGACCCCGTCGGTGGTGGGCCAGCTGATCGCGCTGTACGAGCACCAGGTCTTCGTCGAGGGCAGCATCTGGGGCATCGACAGCTTCGACCAGTGGGGCGTGGAACTCGGCAAGCAGCAGGCCCTGGAGCTCGCCCCGCTGCTCACCGCCGCGGAAGAGCCCGCGCCACAGTCGGATTCGTCGACCGACGCCCTGATCCGGTGGTATCGCGGGCAGCGGTGA
- a CDS encoding crotonase/enoyl-CoA hydratase family protein — translation MTVRIERRGPVFTVVLDRPQARNAVDGDTARALADAFREFDADPAAAVAVLWGTNGTFCAGADLKALGTERSNTLAEDGDGPMGPTRMRLSKPVIAAVAGYAVAGGLELALWCDLRVAEQDSTFGVFCRRWGVPLIDGGTVRLPRIVGAGRAMDMILTGRAVGAAEALQIGLVNRIVPPGESRRVAEELAAELAALPQTCLRSDRMSALEQEGLDTESALRNEYRHGLTALADTDGALAGARRFASGAGRHGTPA, via the coding sequence GTGACCGTACGAATCGAACGCAGGGGCCCGGTGTTCACCGTGGTCCTGGACCGGCCGCAGGCCCGCAATGCGGTCGACGGGGACACGGCGCGGGCACTGGCCGACGCGTTCCGCGAGTTCGATGCCGACCCGGCCGCCGCGGTCGCGGTGCTGTGGGGCACGAACGGCACCTTCTGCGCCGGCGCCGACCTGAAAGCCCTTGGCACCGAACGCTCCAACACGCTCGCCGAGGACGGCGACGGCCCGATGGGGCCGACCCGGATGCGGCTGTCGAAGCCGGTGATCGCCGCGGTCGCCGGGTACGCGGTGGCGGGCGGGCTGGAGCTGGCGCTGTGGTGCGATCTGCGAGTCGCCGAGCAGGACAGCACCTTCGGGGTGTTCTGCCGGCGCTGGGGCGTGCCGCTCATCGACGGCGGCACCGTGCGGCTGCCGCGGATCGTCGGCGCCGGGCGGGCCATGGACATGATCCTCACCGGCCGCGCCGTCGGGGCGGCCGAGGCCCTGCAGATCGGCCTGGTGAACCGGATCGTGCCGCCGGGCGAATCCCGCCGTGTCGCAGAGGAACTCGCGGCCGAACTGGCCGCCCTCCCACAAACCTGCCTGCGCTCGGACCGCATGTCCGCCCTTGAGCAGGAGGGCCTGGACACCGAGTCCGCGCTCCGCAACGAATACCGCCACGGCCTGACCGCCCTGGCCGACACCGACGGCGCACTAGCCGGTGCCCGACGCTTCGCCTCAGGCGCCGGCCGCCACGGCACCCCGGCTTGA
- a CDS encoding chorismate mutase — protein sequence MSTSTTATGSDSALPSSEAEIDKLRKEIDRLDAEILAAIKRRTEISRMIGRTRMANGGTRLVHSREMKVLERFSELGQEGHTLAMLLLRLGRGRLGH from the coding sequence ATGAGCACCTCTACGACCGCGACCGGATCCGATTCAGCGCTGCCCAGCAGCGAGGCCGAGATCGATAAGCTCCGCAAGGAGATCGACCGGCTCGATGCCGAGATCCTCGCCGCGATCAAGCGCCGCACCGAGATCTCGCGGATGATCGGCCGCACGCGGATGGCCAACGGCGGCACCCGCCTGGTCCACTCCCGTGAGATGAAGGTGCTCGAGCGCTTCAGCGAGCTCGGCCAGGAGGGCCACACCCTCGCCATGCTGCTGCTCCGCCTCGGCCGCGGCCGCCTCGGCCACTGA
- a CDS encoding pyridoxamine 5'-phosphate oxidase family protein, translating into MTETVSTRAPLSPTPRSTLTRLRERAASDRAALDAVLDAGLICHVGVLMHGAPVVLPTAYGRLGDTLYLHGSTGSGNLRAALTGDVSVSVTLVDGIVYARSVFHFSMNYRSAVIHGRPVEVTDERERLRALRAIVEHNAPGTWDYVRGPNKKELAATVVLSLDLTEASVKSRTGAPGDEQDDLSSPSWAGVLPVHQFFGTPITAPDSITEQAPAHVIARVAPAS; encoded by the coding sequence ATGACCGAGACAGTGTCCACTCGTGCCCCGCTCTCGCCGACGCCGCGCAGCACCCTCACTCGCCTTCGCGAGCGCGCCGCCTCCGACCGTGCCGCACTGGACGCGGTGCTGGATGCCGGTCTGATCTGCCATGTCGGCGTGCTGATGCACGGCGCGCCGGTGGTGCTGCCCACCGCGTACGGCCGCCTCGGCGACACCCTCTACCTGCACGGCTCCACCGGCTCCGGCAATCTGCGGGCGGCGCTCACCGGCGACGTCTCGGTGTCGGTGACCCTGGTCGACGGCATCGTCTACGCCCGCTCGGTTTTCCACTTCTCGATGAACTACCGGTCGGCGGTGATCCACGGCCGTCCGGTCGAGGTCACCGACGAGCGGGAGCGGCTGCGGGCCCTGCGCGCCATCGTGGAGCACAATGCCCCCGGCACCTGGGATTACGTCCGCGGACCGAACAAGAAGGAGCTGGCCGCCACCGTGGTGCTGTCGCTCGATCTCACCGAGGCCTCGGTGAAGTCCCGCACCGGCGCGCCCGGCGACGAGCAGGACGACCTGAGCAGCCCGAGCTGGGCCGGAGTCCTGCCCGTGCACCAGTTCTTCGGCACCCCGATCACGGCCCCCGACTCGATCACCGAGCAGGCCCCCGCACACGTGATCGCCCGCGTCGCCCCCGCTTCCTGA
- the pdxR gene encoding MocR-like pyridoxine biosynthesis transcription factor PdxR produces MDDLTLLIDRSATAPLAVQIATGLRTAATAGRLRGGDRLPSSRALAARLGVSRTVVTAAYDQLHAEGWLTGRHGSGTYLTAAPAPTPGTPAAAADPDPQRDLLDLEPGAPCTEAIDRAAWRRAWRAASDRIPLARKDRRGDPDYRTAVAEHLLRHRGLGAGSDTVVLATAGASAAVGELASALLRPGDAVAVEEPGYQRAVGAFRAAGMRVLPVPVDGDGLRVDLLPPHVRAVYCTPAHQFPLGSRMPAARRVALVEFARRTGAVVIEDDYDGELRYDTAPLPLLATLAPDVVVHLGTTSKILTPTLGIGWLVGSPEIAKAVLAHRESTGTDPSAAAQRVVVELARHGDLARHLRRLRREMPPRRALVVAELRGHGLAVIGDDAGSHLLVPLPSAAAEARVIAAARRRGVLLDGLGRHHSGARHTFGIPLGYAALPHAELATAVRITADCLAGG; encoded by the coding sequence GTGGACGACCTGACACTGCTCATCGACCGATCGGCGACCGCACCGCTCGCCGTCCAGATCGCCACCGGCCTGCGCACCGCCGCCACCGCCGGGCGGCTGCGCGGCGGCGACCGGCTGCCGTCCTCGCGCGCCCTGGCCGCCCGCCTCGGCGTGAGCCGCACAGTCGTCACCGCCGCCTACGACCAGTTGCACGCCGAGGGCTGGCTCACCGGGCGGCACGGCTCCGGCACCTACCTCACCGCCGCACCCGCGCCGACGCCCGGGACCCCCGCCGCGGCCGCCGACCCGGACCCGCAACGCGACCTGCTCGACCTGGAGCCCGGCGCGCCCTGCACCGAGGCGATCGATCGCGCCGCGTGGCGCCGGGCCTGGCGCGCCGCGAGCGATCGAATTCCCCTGGCGCGCAAGGACAGGCGCGGCGACCCGGACTACCGCACCGCGGTGGCCGAACACCTGCTGCGCCATCGCGGGCTGGGTGCGGGCAGCGACACCGTGGTGCTGGCGACCGCCGGGGCCAGCGCGGCCGTCGGCGAACTCGCCTCGGCGCTGCTGCGCCCCGGCGACGCCGTGGCCGTGGAGGAACCCGGATATCAGCGCGCGGTGGGCGCGTTCCGGGCGGCCGGGATGCGGGTGCTGCCGGTGCCGGTGGACGGGGACGGCCTGCGCGTGGATCTGCTCCCGCCGCATGTGCGGGCGGTGTATTGCACTCCGGCACACCAGTTTCCGCTCGGCAGCCGGATGCCCGCCGCGCGCCGCGTCGCCCTCGTCGAATTCGCCCGCCGCACGGGCGCTGTCGTCATCGAGGACGACTACGACGGCGAATTGCGGTACGACACAGCGCCACTGCCGCTGCTGGCGACGCTCGCCCCGGATGTGGTGGTGCACCTGGGCACCACGTCGAAGATCCTCACCCCGACGCTCGGCATCGGCTGGCTGGTCGGCTCCCCGGAGATCGCGAAAGCCGTGCTGGCGCACCGGGAGTCGACCGGGACCGACCCGTCCGCGGCGGCGCAGCGGGTGGTGGTCGAGCTGGCCCGGCACGGCGATCTGGCCCGGCACCTGCGGCGGCTGCGGCGCGAGATGCCGCCGCGCCGCGCGCTGGTCGTCGCCGAGCTGCGCGGGCACGGGCTGGCCGTCATCGGCGACGACGCGGGCTCGCACCTGCTGGTGCCGCTGCCGTCGGCGGCGGCCGAGGCGCGGGTGATCGCCGCGGCCCGCCGCCGGGGTGTGCTGCTGGACGGCCTGGGCCGCCACCACTCCGGTGCGCGGCACACCTTCGGTATCCCGCTGGGCTACGCCGCGCTACCGCACGCCGAACTGGCGACGGCGGTACGGATCACCGCGGAC
- a CDS encoding NAD-dependent succinate-semialdehyde dehydrogenase, with amino-acid sequence MVSERELLDSVPTQLWIGGPVEATGGASFPVENPATGEPLTRVADATPEDAVRALDAAAAAQADWAATPARQRAEILRAVYERIVARTEEFALLMTLEMGKALPESRNEVRYGAEFFRWFSEEAARIHGRYQTAPSGTGRIMVHKQPVGPCLAITPWNFPLAMGTRKIGPALAAGCTMIVKPASATPLTMLLLARLCSEAGLPDGVLSVITSSRSSAVTAPLLTDPRLRKLTFTGSTAVGRTLVEKSAHGLLRTSMELGGNAPFVVFDDADVDAAVEGAMLAKLRNGGEACTAANRFHVHNSVRAEFTDKLVAAMRTVKLGPGADPETTLGPLINRDQLETVAELVDDAVGKGAQVRIGGKPAGDPGYYYPATVLSEVPADARILREEVFGPVAPIVGFDTEEQGLAAANDTEFGLVAYVYTRTLDRALRVAEGLESGMVGVNRGVISDPAAPFGGVKESGFGREGGFEGIEEYLSTKYIALP; translated from the coding sequence ATGGTGTCCGAACGCGAACTGCTCGATTCCGTCCCCACGCAACTCTGGATCGGCGGGCCGGTGGAGGCCACCGGCGGCGCCAGCTTCCCGGTCGAGAACCCGGCCACCGGCGAGCCGCTGACCCGCGTCGCCGACGCCACGCCCGAGGACGCGGTCCGCGCCCTCGACGCCGCGGCCGCCGCGCAGGCCGACTGGGCCGCCACCCCCGCCCGGCAGCGCGCGGAGATCCTGCGCGCGGTCTACGAGCGAATCGTCGCGCGCACCGAGGAATTCGCGCTGCTGATGACCCTCGAGATGGGCAAGGCGCTGCCGGAGAGCCGCAACGAGGTGCGCTACGGCGCCGAATTCTTCCGCTGGTTCAGCGAGGAGGCGGCCCGCATCCACGGCCGGTATCAGACCGCGCCGAGCGGCACCGGCCGGATCATGGTGCACAAGCAGCCGGTCGGCCCGTGCCTGGCCATCACGCCGTGGAACTTCCCGCTGGCGATGGGCACCCGCAAGATCGGCCCGGCGCTGGCGGCGGGCTGCACGATGATCGTCAAGCCCGCCTCGGCGACCCCGCTGACCATGCTGCTGCTGGCCCGATTGTGCAGCGAGGCAGGGCTTCCCGACGGCGTGCTGTCGGTGATCACCAGCAGCCGGTCGAGCGCGGTCACCGCGCCGCTGCTGACCGATCCGCGGCTGCGCAAGCTCACCTTCACCGGTTCCACCGCGGTCGGCAGGACGCTGGTGGAGAAGTCCGCGCACGGCCTGCTGCGCACCTCCATGGAGCTGGGCGGCAACGCGCCCTTCGTGGTGTTCGACGACGCCGACGTCGATGCCGCGGTCGAGGGCGCGATGCTCGCCAAGCTGCGCAACGGCGGTGAGGCGTGCACCGCCGCCAACCGCTTCCACGTGCACAACTCGGTGCGCGCGGAGTTCACCGACAAGCTGGTGGCGGCCATGCGGACGGTGAAGCTGGGTCCCGGCGCCGATCCGGAGACCACCCTCGGCCCGCTGATCAACCGCGACCAGCTGGAGACCGTCGCCGAACTGGTCGACGACGCGGTGGGCAAGGGCGCGCAGGTCCGCATCGGCGGCAAGCCCGCGGGCGATCCGGGGTACTACTACCCGGCGACGGTGCTGTCCGAGGTGCCCGCCGATGCCCGCATCCTGCGCGAGGAGGTGTTCGGCCCGGTCGCCCCGATCGTCGGTTTCGATACCGAGGAGCAGGGCCTGGCCGCCGCCAACGACACCGAATTCGGTTTGGTCGCTTACGTTTACACCCGCACCCTGGATCGCGCCCTGCGCGTCGCCGAGGGGCTGGAGAGCGGGATGGTCGGGGTCAATCGGGGCGTCATCTCCGACCCCGCCGCCCCGTTCGGCGGCGTGAAGGAGTCCGGCTTCGGCCGCGAGGGCGGCTTCGAGGGGATCGAGGAATACCTGTCGACCAAGTACATCGCGCTGCCGTAG
- a CDS encoding DsbA family protein, which produces MNPEVNKKANPVAAAQRADRNRKVGLQVAVAAVLVALIAGIGISVAMKKSSAEDVGPVPSLAGQQAATITDTGAIRIGKPDAKVTVRVVSDMQCPACRMFETANSRVLQDEVDKGTAAVEYNIVAFLDVMSSGTRYSSRAANAAYAVAESDASKFQAWLAAMYTAQPKEGGFGLTDEQIIQIAKDAGYTDPAVAQAITDNKYDRYVQKITKDVSESGVNATPSVWVDGQQVRTQQAMFAPDGLRAVIDAAAAGH; this is translated from the coding sequence GTGAATCCAGAGGTGAACAAGAAGGCGAATCCGGTGGCGGCGGCACAGCGGGCCGACCGGAACCGAAAGGTCGGGCTGCAGGTGGCCGTGGCCGCCGTGCTGGTCGCGTTGATCGCGGGGATCGGCATCAGCGTGGCGATGAAGAAGTCCAGCGCCGAGGACGTCGGCCCGGTGCCGAGCCTGGCGGGACAGCAGGCCGCGACCATCACCGACACCGGCGCGATCCGGATCGGCAAACCCGACGCCAAGGTCACCGTGCGGGTGGTCTCCGATATGCAGTGCCCGGCCTGCCGGATGTTCGAGACCGCCAACAGCAGGGTGCTGCAGGACGAGGTCGACAAGGGCACCGCCGCGGTCGAATACAACATCGTCGCCTTCCTCGACGTGATGTCGTCGGGCACCCGGTACTCCTCGCGGGCGGCGAACGCGGCCTACGCCGTCGCCGAATCGGATGCGTCGAAGTTCCAGGCGTGGCTGGCCGCGATGTACACCGCGCAGCCGAAGGAGGGCGGCTTCGGCCTCACCGACGAGCAGATCATCCAGATCGCCAAGGACGCCGGATACACCGATCCCGCCGTGGCCCAGGCGATCACCGACAACAAGTACGACCGCTACGTGCAGAAGATCACCAAGGACGTCTCCGAGAGCGGCGTGAACGCCACCCCGTCGGTGTGGGTCGACGGACAGCAGGTGCGGACCCAGCAGGCCATGTTCGCCCCGGACGGCCTGCGCGCGGTGATCGACGCGGCGGCCGCGGGCCACTGA